One part of the Lycium ferocissimum isolate CSIRO_LF1 chromosome 8, AGI_CSIRO_Lferr_CH_V1, whole genome shotgun sequence genome encodes these proteins:
- the LOC132067078 gene encoding uncharacterized protein LOC132067078 yields the protein MYQLMRIFSLIGDTESSKKALAAWKQLCLPRIAGGLNILHIPTWNKAAICKMLWNLCKKEDKLWVRWVHAYYFKGQTKGQTIYATSYLNKLRQCCKRFSRMLRLLRRLVGMSYGSRLYNILY from the coding sequence GATCTTCTCATTAATTGGAGACACTgaatcatcaaagaaagcaCTGGCAGCATGGAAGCAGTTATGTCTTCCCAGAATTGCAGGAGGATTGAACATACTACACATTCCCACATGGAACAAGGCTGCCATTTGTAAAATGCTTTGGAACTTGTGCAAAAAAGAAGACAAGCTATGGGTGAGATGGGTGCATGCCTACTATTTCAAGGGACAAACCAAGGGACAAACTATATATGCAACTTCCTACCTAAACAAGCTTCGTCAATGTTGTAAAAGATTTTCAAGGATGTTAAGACTCTTGAGGAGGCTGGTTGGAATGTCATATGGTTCAAGACTCTACAACATTCTCTATTAA